One Xyrauchen texanus isolate HMW12.3.18 chromosome 2, RBS_HiC_50CHRs, whole genome shotgun sequence genomic window carries:
- the LOC127660328 gene encoding excitatory amino acid transporter 2-like gives MQRQVEVKMHENHLDPLPSPEEPMCGGICDKLMKNMLLTVTILGVIIGSVTGILLRYASPLPPDVIMVIAFPGDILMRMLKMVILPLIISSLITGLAGLDAKSSGRLGTRAMVYYMSTTIIAAVLGVILVLLIHPGNPKLKANLGEGKKNDEVSSLDAFFDLIRNLFPENLVQACFQQIQTVTNKVEIAPPPPTRFGRNATKVAAKYVVKKSLQFKSGMNVLGIIGFFVAFGICMGKMGEKAKLMVDFFNVLNEIVMKLVGTIMWYSPIGIACLICGKIISINDLEVVARQLGMYMVTVIVGLVIHGAIFLPLIYFIFVRKNPFTFFMGMFQAWVTALGTASSAGTLPVTFRCLEENLGIDKRVTRFVLPVGATINMDGTALYEAVAAIFIAQMNGIELDPGQIATVSLTATLASVGAASIPSAGLVTMLLILTAVGLPTSDISLLVAVDWLLDRFRTSVNVIGDSYGAGIVYHLSKDELDLFDAQQERPEEDFGMVKTQSFFEKNSNHAVYGSHNSCQPIQIDDCKVTLASNGSPADFSLVEEEPWIRG, from the exons ATGCAGAGGCAAGTGGAGGTCAAAATGCATGAGAATCATTTGGATCCCCTTCCATCACCCGAGGAACCCATGTGTGGAGGCATTTGTGACAAACTCATGAAAAACATGCTACTAACAGTGACAATTCTTG GTGTCATCATAGGTTCAGTAACTGGTATTCTACTGCGGTATGCATCCCCACTCCCCCCCGATGTCATTATGGTCATTGCCTTCCCTGGTGACATTCTCATGAGGATGTTAAAAATGGTGATTTTGCCTCTGATCATCTCAAGTTTGATCACAG gGTTAGCGGGGTTGGATGCAAAGTCCAGTGGCCGTCTGGGCACAAGAGCCATGGTGTATTACATGTCTACCACTATCATCGCAGCTGTGCTTGGTGTAATCTTGGTGCTTCTAATTCACCCTGGCAACCCAAAATTGAAGGCAAACCTTGGCGAAGGCAAAAAGAATGATGAAGTGTCCAGTTTAGATGCCTTCTTTGATCTCATACGAAATCTGTTTCCAGAGAATCTCGTCCAGGCTTGCTTTCAACAG ATCCAAACTGTTACTAAcaaggtagaaatagctcctccACCTCCAACTCGATTTGGACGAAATGCCACCAAGGTTGCAGCAAAATATGTGGTCAAAAAATCTCTTCAATTCAAGAGTGGCATGAATGTGTTAG GTATCATTGGATTCTTTGTGGCATTTGGGATTTGCATGGGAAAGATGGGCGAAAAGGCCAAGCTGATGGTTGACTTCTTCAACGTTCTAAACGAGATTGTAATGAAGCTTGTCGGCACGATCATGTG GTATTCCCCCATTGGAATTGCCTGTCTGATCTGTGggaaaattatttcaattaatgATCTGGAGGTGGTGGCCAGGCAGCTTGGAATGTACATGGTCACTGTCATTGTTGGACTTGTCATTCATGGAGCCATTTTCCTTccgttaatatattttatattcgtTCGGAAAAAcccattcactttctttatgGGAATGTTCCAGGCTTGGGTCACTGCTTTAGGAACAGCCTCTAG TGCTGGAACATTACCTGTTACTTTTCGCTGTCTGGAAGAAAACCTGGGCATCGACAAGAGAGTGACCCGATTTGTACTACCTGTTGGAGCAACAATCAACATGGATGGTACAGCACTTTACGAGGCCGTAGCAGCAATCTTTATTGCACAGATGAATGGAATAGAACTTGATCCTGGTCAAATTGCAACAGTTAG TCTTACAGCTACCCTTGCAAGTGTAGGAGCAGCCAGTATTCCCAGTGCTGGTCTGGTGACTATGCTTCTGATCCTGACTGCGGTGGGACTACCGACTTCAGACATCAGTTTACTGGTAGCAGTCGACTGGCTACT GGATCGTTTCCGAACATCAGTCAATGTTATTGGTGATTCGTATGGGGCGGGCATAGTTTATCACCTCTCCAAAGATGAGCTTGACTTGTTTGATGCCCAGCAAGAGAGGCCCGAAGAAGACTTTGGAATGGTCAAGACACAATCCTTTTTTGAGAAAAACAGTAACCATGCTGTATATGGGTCTCACAACTCCTGTCAACCGATCCAAATAGATGACTGCAAG GTAACCTTGGCCTCAAATGGCTCCCCTGCGGACTTCTCACTTGTTGAGGAGGAACCATGGATACGCGGGTAA
- the LOC127660337 gene encoding CD44 antigen-like has product MWTFLLVLVATGVPAPLQAALIQGHSGKCSFACVHHVKGTSQYSLTYQQALELCVNLGYKLATKEQVIEAFKNGLRTCRYGWTDGQNVTFLPHVKDPECVSSSTEVTFHAEEAEYLSDAYCFNPPDLKPHDIVLEEAKIEGFLVDEKKVIKRRKRETSPLNDDVIPTPDGSNTPQNVESTLQTSDSKDPELVSMDPIGNEDFSTTKSEEQPIDMEHPKTQGENSDTHSAVPDSANETMKPSTVPSLEEPNKGKDTEDTKGPTNKPHIGKRSIVPNILFPETEGSGSGTETGILSEAPEPTQYTTSPFTTEAAEEESFQNIEEVLKQNTNPEASGESKSRKNVPVSPTNPSAQEGEGTPAWLIIFAFCVVVGAILCLFAAIATKDMWYGPRQSKNAMSEEYSKAVTMRLSEKEQEIVTLMSFGNLKNDTKEDNTVTCVDKCETEYLM; this is encoded by the exons ATGTGGACTTTTTTACTTGTACTGGTTGCTACTGGAGTCCCAGCTCCACTTCAAGCAGCGTTGATTCAGG GACACAGTGGTAAATGCAGCTTTGCTTGTGTTCACCATGTGAAGGGAACCAGCCAATATTCTCTGACTTACCAGCAGGCTTTGGAATTGTGTGTGAATTTAGGCTACAAACTGGCAACAAAGGAGCAGGTTATTGAAGCTTTTAAAAATGGCTTGAGAACATGCAG ATATGGCTGGACTGATGGCCAAAATGTCACGTTCCTCCCACACGTCAAAGATCCGGAATGTGTCTCCAGTTCCACTGAGGTAACCTTCCACGCTGAAGAGGCAGAATATCTTTCGGACGCTTATTGTTTTAACCCACCAG ACTTGAAACCACATGACATCGTTCTTGAGGAGGCCAAGATTGAAGGCTTTCTAGTAGATGAAAAAAAGGTGATAaaaaggagaaaaagagaaactTCACCTCTGAATGATGACGTAATTCCCACTCCAGATGGTTCAAACACACCGCAAAATGTAGAATCAACTCTTCAGACTTCAGACTCTAAAGATCCAGAACTGGTCAGTATGGACCCTATAGGCAATGAAGATTTCTCCACTACAAAATCAGAAGAGCAACCAATTGATATGGAGCACCCAAAAACACAGGGGGAAAACAGTGACACACATTCAGCTGTCCCTGATTCAGCCAATGAAACCATGAAACCTTCTACTGTTCCTTCCTTGGAGGAACCCAATAAAGGAAAAGACACTGAAGACACCAAAGGTCCTACAAACAAGCCCCACATTGGGAAGAGATCGATCGTCCCTAATATCTTGTTCCCTGAGACAGAGGGCAGTGGATCAGGAACAGAAACTGGAATACTGTCAGAAGCTCCTGAGCCTACTCAATACACTACAAGCCCATTTACTACAGAGGCAGCTGAGGAAGAATCCTTCCAAAACATTGAGGAGGTTTTAAAACAGAACACCAATCCTGAAG CTTCAGGTGAATCTAAAAGCCGAAAGAATGTTCCAGTTTCACCTACAAACCCATCTGCTCAAGAGGGGGAGGGTACACCTG CTTGGCTGATAATCTTTGCATTCTGTGTGGTTGTTGGAGCCATACTGTGTCTATTTGCTGCCATTGCCACTAAAGACAT GTGGTACGGACCAAGACAGAGCAAAAACGCAATGTCTGAAGAGTACAGTAAAGCAGTAACTATGCGACTGTCAGAGAAAGAGCAGGAGATAGTGACATTGATGAGCTTTGGCAATCTGAAGAATGATACAAAGGAGGACAATACAGTTACCTGTGTGGATAAGTGTGAGACAGAATATTTGATGTAG